AAATTTTTCTTTCTACTAATGCTCTCGTTTTCCCAATTATGATGAAAGGTATAGAACTTTTTATTCGGTTTTTTGAGACAAAAGTAACCATATCAATGATCTTCtaatttttctccaaaattgaTTAAAGTGACTCTTGAATCTTGAAAAGCACAATTAAGACTTTCAACTGATTAATACAAGTTAAACCCAACCAACAAGCCAATTGAATTACAAGTTCACTTGCAGACAAATTGAAAGAGAAGCAGAAGCTGCAGAGCAAAaagatggttttttttttttttttttggcatatgAGAACAGAGTTAAGTAATGTATACTTATAAGTAATCATTGTTAAACCGGCAAATGCACGCGCCACGTGAAAAGGCACAGAAGGATCCCAGATCGACTGAGCCAAAGCTTTTAAAGGGAAAATCCAATCAAAGCTTGgaagacaaattaaaaaaaattaaaaggtacATATTGGTAGCCAAATTAAGGACTTTGTATTGTTTAGCTATATTTTTAACACTTTCTTTTTTTGGAAGACGACAACAAGACGAAAAGCAGCACAGTTAGCATTCACAACTAGGAGCTATTTCTACGTTGCTCACTAATCCAAAAGTAGTTCATGTTCAAGTGGTTATTTCCGACAAGAGTTCTCATTTGTTTATTCAATTTTGATTCTTTTTCTCCTAGTCAAGTGTGGATGAAAATACAAATTGTTTCTTTTGTTTCAATTTCAAATGAAAAATTGATAACGAACTTAAAAAAGAAATGAGAACTTTGTGGTATCAATTATGTCATAACATTGTGTGTTTTATAAAACTTTTGAAAATTTGTCATCTtaaacatatcataacatttgtgtggttttaaaagcttctcattaagaagtgaaatgaaaagtgtaaaaattaaattatttcaaaTATACAATAGTCTTTTTGAAATAAACTAATAAGAAAATATTATGACATAAATACTTGGTGAAACTATAAACTAATAAGAAAATATTATGACATAAATACTTGGTGAAACTATAAACTAATAAGAAAATATTATGACATAAATACTTGGTGAAACTATGTTATAAGTAAACTACAGTTTACTAACGCAAGTTGTACAATTCATAACAAAACAACCCTAGGAGTAAGGCTACTCAAATAAGTCGTTACCAACAATGATTGAAGAGGTAAGTTTTTGTAAATTTAGTACTCCTACTACTTTTTTTTCGAACAACTTTTACACGTTGGTATTGGTTTTATTATTTCGGTtaatataattaatttaatctttatttcttaaagaagaaaaaatagtTTCAAAACTCACCATCAATTCAATTATTACTCCCTTCATTTCAAATTAGATATTTAGTTTGACTTAGTTGGAAACTGAAATAGTTTAGTGTTAATTATGGAGTATTACTTTTGGTTAAAAGTGTTAATTATGATTACAATGGCTTATAATGTTAGTTTTAGGTGTTGACTTTTATATAATAATGTAGAAAAAAAATACAGTATGCTGAGAAGAATACATGTGAGTACAGTGGACAATTTGTAAATTAAAGTTGCATGTGTTTGATGTGATGGAAGTGACTATTTTCTGATGCTAGATATGATTTTCAAGTACTACAATCAGAAAAGGAAACATGGCTTTGATCAAGGAAAAGATATTTTCTTTATAactatctcaattttttttattttttgtgataATTATATCCGAGTTAGTTCACCTGTATCTTGATAATTTCATCCTATACCTACTACCTCTATCATCAATATTATCGGATCTTGCCCATCAATACTTATAGATAATGGAGAAAACCAAATAGTATCCTTTGCCATTTGCCCCACTCCTAGTCTCCTACCCTCAGATACCTGACCTGCCATTCCCATCCTCATCCCCACCCCCACACactgaaaaacaaaacaaaacaaaaaaaacactATAGCACTACGCAGGATATACTTTCATTCAACCAAGAaatataaagaaaaaaagaaagcgTACCCTAGCACCGGGAGAAGAAGGGGTGGCAAAGAGGACAGCACAAACAGCACCTAGTGGAGCTATAGTCATAGATAACCCTTTGGGTGCCAATATTTGGTCTATCTTTCCTAGCATTGCCATTGCCGCAAATGCTCCTATTTAGTAAATGCATTCACATCAGTAAACATAGAATGCTACCATCAAGAAACAGTTGCAGTAGTAACTAGTTAGTAACTAGAATGAAATAATTTTCTTTAGTTTGCACCACATATCAAACTACTGTATTGCTACTTTTAACTTTAACCCCACCTGCAGAAGGCCAAAAAATGTCGCTTAGTGGAGGAGCTTTCGAGGTCTTTTCTGGCATCCAACCATCCCATACTGCACCTCCTGCTGATGCTTTTATGCCCGAAAAATCTCTCTTTCTTTTAATTACCCTCCTGTTTGTTAATAGTCTTCCATTCAAACCCAAAAAGGATCTACCCAGGCCTAAGACTCTGTTTTCCCCAGAACATTTTGAACAATTCAATGAAGAAAATGTGTACAAGGAAGATGATGACGTTGGTGGCAACAAAATACAATGATTAGGGAGATGACTAGCAAGGAGATGAAGCTGCGTACTCATTTTTGTACAACAAATTTGACAGATTTGTTTTTTCTTGTTCTAGACAAAGTATAGCAGTGACATATGAACAAACATCAACAAGGTAGAATAAGTAATCCTGGattgtatgatttttttttcttttcgtgtGATGGTGGAGGGTTCAACTCAAAACAAAGATACCCCTCTCGGTGGAAGTTGAAATTGGGACGAGTGCCTCGGACGGGACAACTAGactcttcaatatattgaaggggCACATAGACCCCCAGTGGGTTTAAGTAGCGGTGGGGTTTCCAGCTCAGCCAATTTTGTCCAATAGTGTTGATTTTTCCTCCTCGATGGtccaatagtgttgtttaaaagtATTTGAGGGAGCAAAATGACCTTGGAGTTAGGAAAAAGATATAATATAATATGATAATGAGAGCTAGTTGAACAAAGTTATGCATCATTCATCTTCAATTCATGCATTATGCAAAGGGTTATGGCTGGCCATTCTCTAATCAGAAAAGCCACAAGTCTTATTCGCTCCAGCCTCCAGGAATATCCTTATTCTTGGTTGAATGTTTtacattaatttaatttaatatgGGCAGATATACTAATCAAAGTGTCATTTCCCGACAACAGTTTGCCCAATTATATCTTACTTTAGGTGGTCGTTTGTAGGGCCGTTAAAGGTGCAGATTGACTTATATTCCACAGGTTAATTAGTGCAATTTAAATCAATAAAAGGGTTAATCATAATCTGCTCAATAGTTTCTAGTCAAAGTATGCGACTTTTAATTTGAGCTGGGCAATCAATCATAACTTAACTCTTCATTCTAATATTTGCAATATTTGACATGGtgtaataaattattttatttacaaGATAAAATATAGAATATGAATAATGTATTAGTAATATTTGAGTAAGAGCAtcgaaaaataaagagaaaaaacatgttttaacccctgaacttggtacgaaaactcagtttggaaactaaacttaacttatatttatttaccccccttaacaacttacgttttaattattttcccccTCTAGTGGCCCAGACCAGTTGAGGGTTGGGTAGTGTTAGACACGTGCGAGCTAATTGGTCCACGTCATTATTTAATTCCTCAACTTATTTTTACCCGTCCCCACATAAAAAACCCGACCCAGCCCCAATTAACCCGACCCATCCCAAACAAAAGACCCAATGTCGGTTCCCAATCGACACTTTCCCCTTTTCACTCCTCAACCAAACCTTCACTCTACACAAACCGATCATTGCAAAGTTAAAAATTCAAAATATACATAAATCTTGTCGTTTCTGAGTGATATTGAAGATTCGTTAGCCACAAAGGTACACGATTCTTGTTGTTCTCGTTAGGGTTTGTCTAGATTTCGATTTTATTGTTTTTCAGTTGCAAAAAATTTATCTTtaacttcgtttttttttttttggtgtaaatggTAACTGAATCTTGtaatttttcatttgtttttaattttaggTATTGTGAAGAAAATGGACGATGTGTTTGTGACTTTGAGGTTTAACCACGGAggaaatttagaaaaaaaaacccTCGTATTAAGTATGTTGGAGGTAGTGTGACAGATcattttgatgttgatcttgatAAATTCTCTTATTTTGAGCTTGTTTACTATGTTAAAGAAATCGGTTATAATGTTTCATCTTGTTGTGTCTATATTAGACCACCTAAATGTCGATTTGTAGTAGAAGTTAAAAGTGATAGGGACATTATTGGTATTACACCTCAATTAAAAAACGGAGATATTATTGTGATTTTTGTGACTCATCTTGTTGAGGAACCTATTGTGGTCCCCCATGCTCTTCCACCTATTACCCCTGTGGGTGGGGAATCTTTTACTGCTTTTGATAACCTCACATGTGAAGATATAAACGAAAAGGTTGGGGCAGGTGAGAGTAGTCAAACATTTGGGGGTAGTGAAGGCTTAGGGTTTGAAGAGGCTGTTGGTCTTGATGAACCCTTGGGTGGGACAATATAGTGGTAGAggaaggtgaagaagaagaatttgATAGTGATGTCCATGAGGAGGATAGGAATCTAAGGAAAGATAGGGTGGCTCTAAaatcaaaaaagaagaaagaaaaggctaAGAGATCTGAAGGGATAGATTTAGGGCCAAAGGGTGTAGATATGGGACATGATGAATATTTATCTAGGAGTAAGAGTACATTTGAAGGAAAATTGGGTGGGGATGAGCCATTTTATGACTCAGATGAACCTGTTAGCTTTGAAATAGAGACTGATGATGAAGCTGATGACGAAGACGTGATTGAAAAGCCTACCAAAAAGTCAAAGAGACCAAAAAGAATTAGAAATAGGGTTATTTTTTATCCTAAGTGTAAAGAAATAGTTTGGGAGACTGGTCTTGCATTTGAAAGTGCTAAACAGTTTAGGAAAGCACTTACTAGGTATGCAGTTCAAGAACATGTAGAGTTGGATAAATATGTCAATGAACCAACTAGGGTGAGGGTAAAGTGTACTGCTAGCTGCCCATGGTTATTGTTTGCCAGTTTTGATTCTAGAACAAATGATTTTGTGGTGAAGAATTATAATCCTGTTCACAAGTGCAATGGCACAACAAAGAACAAGTTGGTAAATTCTTTGTATATTTCAGAAAGGTACAAGGACAGAATTATTTCTGAACTTGGCATTAGAATTTTTGAGCTTCaaaatttggtaagaaaggaattaGAGGTGTATATTGGTAGGACTGTGGCAAGGAAAGCCAGAAGCATTGTTTTGCAACAAATCATGGGTGACAATGTAGAGGAGTTCAAAAGAATTTTGGATTATAGGGATGAGCTTTTAAGGACTAATCCAGGTAGCACATGTATGGTTAGGTTGAGTGAAGAAACTTTTGAAGGTGGAGTCAAAAGGTTTCAATCCTTTTATATATGTTTTGATGCCATGAAGAAGGCATTCAAGGCTGGTTATAGGAGGTTTCAGTCCTTTTATATATGTTTTGATGCCATGAAGAAGGCATTCAGTCCTTTTATATATGTTTTGATGCCATGGGAACAACCAGATGCTACCACTGGCTTAGGCAGTGGTTGAGGTTGAGAATACTTTTACGTGGAGATAGTTTGTCaacattctaaggcatgatcttgAGCTTGGAGATGGGACTGGTTTGACAACTCTTTCAAATATGCAAAAGGTAATGTATTCTTGGTTATTGATTTCTGAATTTTTTTCATTCTCTTTAACTTATGCTGCTCTACTGTcacctaatttttttttacatgttaTTGTAGGGTCTGGATATAGCCATTAAGGATCTGCTGCCAAATGCAGAACAAAGAATGTGTGCAAGACATGTGCTTgccaattttttcaaaaaatagaaAGGCATAGAGATTAGAAACTGCTTCTAGAGATGTGCTAAGTCCACATATGAGCAGGAGTTGCAAAAAAAATTTGGATCATATGAAGAAGTTAGGTGATGGAataaatggagatttgttgtatTACAACATAGATAGGTGGTCCAAGGTCTACTTTAACTACCTCAGCTGTTGTGATAGTGTTGACAACAACATGGCCGAGAGTTTTAATTCCTGGATTTTGGGGCCAAGGCACAAAACCATTATCACAATGCTTGAGGAAATTAGAGTCAACATGATGAGAAGGGTAGGACAACTAAGAGAGTTTTCTGAGACTTGGATAACAAACATCAGCCCAATGGCTTTGAAGGTATTACAAGAGAACACATCAAAGTCAATGAAGTGTACTCTTGAATGGAATGGTGAATATGGCTTTGAGGTCAAGGACACTTGGGGTAATAAATTCATAGTAAATTTGAACAGCAATACCTGCACTTATAGATCTTGGATGCTGAAAGGTATTCCCTGCTGTCATGCCATAGCTGCACTTCATTTCAGAAAATTGGAACCTATTCACTATGTTGCACATTGGTACACTAAGGACACTTACCTAAAAACATACAACTCATTCATTCAACCTGTTACTAATATGGCAATGTGGCCAAAGTCAACCAATCCTCCTGTCCTCCCACCTGAGATTAAAAAGCTGCCAGGTAGGCCAAGGAAGTGTAGAAGAAAGGAGCAGACAGAAAGCAAGACAGGGAAGCTGTCAAAAAGAGGTGTTGAGATGACCTGCAGCTTGTGCCATGCAAAGGGTCACAATAAGAAGGGTTGTCCTATGAATCCACAATCTGTCAGAGGCAGAGGAAGGGCAAGGGGGAGAGGGACAAGTACTAGTTCAACAAGGTCAAGTGTTGGTTCTTCTACAGTACCAAGTAATTCCCAACCAAGTAGAGGAAGGGGAAGACCAAGAGGTTCTGCCAAACAGGTAAAAACTTTCATTGTTATTTACTACTTGATTAAATATTACAGTCTTACATTTAGTCTAACTACCTAAATATGAATTAGGCCAAGGCTGATGCATTTCAATCTGGAAGGGGTGCAGGACAGTCGTCTACATCACAGGTATTACTTAGCTTGTTAAATTACCACTTAATCAATTTTACAATTCTAAGTGTTTGACACCTTAAATGTGGCTTAGGCTTCTAATGCAAGTGCATCAGTTACTGGAAGAGGGGCACCCTTTAAGAGGTTAAGAGTTGTGAGAATGGGAGTGCTTCAGACCCAAAGTGGTTTCAAAATTGTCAATGTAAGTTTGCAACCTCATTAACCATTTACTGCAAACAATCTAGCCTAATGGAGATCTATTTTATTAATGCAGCCAGGAATGGCAAATTAGTCTGCAACCATGCCTATGAATTCAGCAGTAGTCACTGGTAGTCTTGGACATCACAAACCAAGACCAGGAGGACTAAAATAGAAAAGGAGTCCAGCTATAACACAGCAAGGTCTTCAACAAATGAGTGGACAAAAGAGAATGAAAACAAGGACCAAAGCTGCTGAGTTGAACTCTTTAAGTCAAACAAGTTCATCAATTGCCcagaaatgaaatggaaaaataaaGTTGAATTAGTTTAGTCCTGTATCTGTATGTCTTTGGTACTGACTGTTATGCAGCAGTGACTGCAGGTTTTAATGTTGTTTTTGTGAAAAAATTATGGTACATTTGTCAATTATGTTTTTGTGAAACATATTAAGCAGCTGTGACTGCAATTTTGCCCTGTATTGACATTCTATTCTTGCAATATTAAGCAGCTGTGACTGCAATTTTGCTGTATATTTCCTGGTTTTGTGACAGTTCAGTCTTCCAATGTTGTGTATGACATTAAATGCATAGAGAAGCTGCCCAGCTGTGACTGCAATGTTATGTATAACACTAAATGCAGTAAACTTTTCTGAGCAGTGTTTACACATTTGAGCAGTGTACAGATTTGAGCAGTCAAACACATTGAATGGATGCAAGTAAATGCATTAATGAGTTAGTAAATGATGGTAGTTGGTACTTGGGAGTGATGGTCAAAACCAATGAATCTGAGACATCATTAACTGCTTGATCACACTAACACTATAACTCAACTCAATTATAAATAGGCATTCTTTCCATCTCACTTTCACTCAACTCAAATAACTCTTAACAAATATAGTGATATTAAAGAGGCAGCCTTCATCTAAGATGGATGACATGGAAATGGCCGCATGTTTTGACAAAGAATTGACGAAATCGTACGTCGAAAAAGACGATTTCGTAAGTGTTGTCGTATTATATATTTTCAATTGTTCTTTTACCTCTTTTGGTAATAACATGTTTTTTTTGCAGATCCTTCCAACTGACATACTGGAATTTCTTCCAAACACCGACAAGGACGTCGTTGTTCATTACGACGATCATGAGTATAATATGAAATACAAGGTTGACGTATACACGCGCCTCGCTCAAGGCTGGAAAGCCTTCATTGATGCTGCCGGATTAGGGATAGGAGATGTGTTGTGTTTTAAGGCATGTTTAGATGAGAACCGCATAGTGTTTTTTGTTCATGTAAAGGAGGATCGGAGATCGTAATGATAGATAGGTCTCCAGATTCTCTATTTAAAGTAATTTATAAAATTTCTCGACTTTTGCTATCATTTTCAAGGtaatattttccataacaacaaaattcTTCAACAAGAGCATAAAGTTCTTCCATGACATTTACATTACAACAAGAGCATGAAGTTCTTACATTACCTACTACGCGATTAcaacatacaacaacataaaTTTAGTTGATTAAGGAAGCCGCCAAAAAGCCAATAAATATTCCCCATGAAATCAAAAGCAACATCCTTGTATTTGCAAGTTTCTCCTCCAAATTTAGAACTTTTTTCAAGTCAAATTGCTGTTTACTTTTCAAGCTAATTAATTCCTCCTTCATTTTGTTCACTTCAATTAGATGTCTAGCCTCAATGACAATTAATTCTTCTTGCAATTTGTCCCTTTCGATCTTGACCGCATCTAACGACGACGTCAAATTTTGAACATTATTCCACTGAATCTCAGGGAACAATTCATCTTCCCATTCCCAAAATCCACAAGAATTGCCCTTAGGGCTCGGACATTTGTAGAATTTCCGTCTGGGATTACTAGGAGTCGATGAAGTGAGGTGTTTTGCAATGGTGCCACAATTACATTTTACATGAGATGAACAGCTACCTTGAGACATTTATGAACCCACAATATTTTCGAATTACCACAGAGAGTGATTATGGACAGAAATTTGGAGGAGAAATTTGGTGGAGAAATTTCGTGGAGGAAGAATACATATATGAAGGAGCAATGGTGTGAGCAAGAGGAATTTCATGAATGGAGGAAAAAAAATGGGGCTGATTGAAGgtgtgatgaagatgaagatgaagaacaaCTACGGTTCTAATGGGTGGTGGGTCGGGTGGGATTAGAAAGGGGGAACGGTATTATAACCGTTACCCCCGttgattttattaaaaaaaaaacgttaaCAAAAATTAATTAACGCGCGGGTCAGGCACTGTCAAACACGCGCCCTAGTCTGGGCCACTAGAgggggaaaataattaaaacgtaagttattaaggggggtaaataaatagaagttaagtttagtttccaaactgagttttcgtgccaagttcaggggttaaaacatgtcttttctcaaAGATAAATATACCGTTAGAATAAACATTATGTGTACAATCCACACAATGGAGTACTATTATTTATTACATGTTTTAGAGAGCGGGAGCATGAGGCGAGACTTTTACTTAGTAAGGGTGAAACGTGGACCTCGAGACATGAGACGTTTATTC
The nucleotide sequence above comes from Lycium barbarum isolate Lr01 chromosome 3, ASM1917538v2, whole genome shotgun sequence. Encoded proteins:
- the LOC132632680 gene encoding uncharacterized protein LOC132632680, with product MSTQLHLLASHLPNHCILLPPTSSSSLYTFSSLNCSKCSGENRVLGLGRSFLGLNGRLLTNRRVIKRKRDFSGIKASAGGAVWDGWMPEKTSKAPPLSDIFWPSAGAFAAMAMLGKIDQILAPKGLSMTIAPLGAVCAVLFATPSSPGARKYNMFMAQIGCAAIGVLTFTILGPGWLARSTALSAAMAFMIYTRSVHPPAASLPLLFIDGAKLNQLNYWYALFPGAAGCILLCLIQEIVCYLKENVKF